In the Desulfovibrio sp. Huiquan2017 genome, GCAGCGATCTTTCTCGCTGCCGAGACAACCCGCGCCCGCCTGCATGACGTACTTGCCGATCTGGACCATGCTCGCGCCGAGCATAATCAGGGCCGCCGCGTTGGCGGCCAGATTGCCATGCTTGCCGATGCCGCCGCCCGCGATGAGCGGAATCTCGTTCTGGGCTCCGGCCACGCACAGCGCCTTGTAACAGTCGCGCAGGTTAGAGGCGATGGGATGGCCCATGTGGTTCATGGACACATTGTAGGCCGCGCCCGTGCCACCGTCCTCGCCGTCAAGGGCCAACCCCGCCGCATAGGGATTGCGGACCAGGTTGTTGAGTACGGCCAGCGAGGTCGAAGAAGCGGAAATCTTCGGATAGACCGGCACGCGGAAGCCCCAGGCCATGGACATGGACTGGATCATCTTGGCCACGGCCTCCTCGATGGAATACTTGGTCTGATGCGTGGGCGGGCTGGGCAGGGATACACCGGCGGGCACGCCGCGGATGGCCGCGATGAGCTTGTTGACCTTGTACCACATGAGCAGGCCGCCGTCGCCCGGCTTGGCACCCTGGCCGTACTTGATCTCGATGGCGCAGGGGTCTTCCTTCATCTCGGGGATGGCGTGAATGATCTCATCCCAACCGAAATATCCCGAGGCGATCTGCAAAATGACGTACTTGAGGAAGCGGGAGCGCAGCAGGCGCGGCGGGCAGCCGCCCTCCCCCGTGCAGATGCGCACCGGCATGTTCATTTCCTCGTTCAGGTAGGCCACGCCCATCTGCAATCCTTCCCACATGTTCGGGGAAAGCGCGCCGAAGGACATGCCGCCGATGACCAGGGGATAGATCTCCCGGACCGGGGGCTTCCAGCCGTGATCGCGATGACACGTGATTTCGGCTTCGGGCGAGAGCACCCGGCCAAGCAACGTGCGCACATCGAATTCATGACGGCCCGCGTCAAGCGCCGGGTCGGTAAGCATGGAGATGCGGATGAACTTGATCTGGTCCAGCAGGGACTCGGCATTGTTCCGCCGACCGCCGCGCGTCCTGGGCTGTCCGCCCCGGTTGCTCTGGAACTGGAGCGTGGTGGAGTCATACTGGCGGGTGGGCTCGATGGCGTTGTTCGGGCAGACCATGTTGCACATGGCGCAGCCGATGCAGGCATATGCCGGATCCGTGCGCTGGCGGATGCCGTAAAAAGTGGAAAACTCCGCGGTCGGCTTGGCCGAGAGGCCCATGGGCGGCTTGACGTCCCGCTTGCGGAACACGCCCAGTTCAATGGCGTTGACCGGACAAACCGAGGTACATCGGCCGCACTTGGTGCAGGTGTTGATATCCCACTTGATCTGCCAGGGCAGGTCCTTGCGGCTTAAAGTTGAAGGCGTAACGGGTCGTTCTGCGAGCATTGTTGAACCTCCCGGCAATCGGGTCCGACGATCGCCGTGTCGAGATGCATAGGTTGAAAATCCTTGGTCTTGTCACGTTCGGGGATGGCGGCGTTGAGCCCGCAAATCTCGGAGGAAAATCCGTAGATACCGAGTTCGGGATTGCCGCCGACCACGCCGGGACGGAACTTCTTGCGGTCTTGCGCCATGAACATGGAGCCGTCGGGCAGACAGCCGATGACGCAATTGGGTCCGTCGATGATCAGCTTGCGACAGGAGCGTTTGAGGTCGGCCAGGAATTCCCGGTCGGGATGGTCGCGCATCTCGTCGTCGTTCATGGGTGTGATGATGTGCTTGTAGGCACGGATATCCAGGCCCAGCCGCTTGGTGGTGTAGTGGGCGATGTGCGTGAACACCTCGGAATCGGACTGGTAGCCCCGGTAGCCGGTGACCCCGCGCGATGTGAGGTATTCGCGGATGGGCACGAAGGCCGTGTTCTCGCCGTTGGTCATGGTGGAGATGCCTTCGAGGAAGAAGGGATGGCAGGCATACAGATTGATGGCGTAGTTGGTGTTCTGCCGTCCCTGAGCCAGGATATGGCGGGCGTAGAGCTCCTCGCGGTCGAGCCTGAGATACCCGGCGATGGTCAAGGGGTCGCCCACTTCCTTGATCATGATCGTATCGGGCCAGAAGGAAAAGACCATTATGTCGCCCTTCTCCTCGCCCATGGCGCGAAGGTCCAGGCGCATCTGAACCAGATTGGAATCCACCTGGGCCTGGGTCATCCCCTTCCACTCGTCCGGAATCCTGAAGGCGATGGAGGCGTAGGTCCCCCGCTTCGGCGTCCCGACCGGCGGTTCGACGTCCGGCTTGAAGGTTGCGGAATACTTGGACTGGAATCCGTTCCTCGTCATGTATTCCGACATCCGCGCCAACCCGGCGTCGGTAAAGATGCCGGACAGTATGGGATATTCCTTGAGTTCCTCCCACGGTCCTCCCAGACCGCTGAGGAACAACCCCACGCCGGAGCCGTCATGCCCTTCCTTCATGACATTGAGGGCATCGACGGCGCGCATGGGTGACACCGGGTCACGACTTGTGAGCGCAAATAAACGGCACATAGTCTCGATTCACTCCGCAGTTAAAGTTCCTTCGCCCCGCCGCGAAAAAGCGGCGGCGCGCATGGCGGACACCGGACAAAAATCCAATGATTCCCAAAATTCCAAAGCCGAGGAAACGCGCATCCCGCAAGGGGCAAAAAAGCCTGCTCTGCGACCGGGAAAACGATCGCGGCAGGCTCTCCGGCTCAAGAGTTTCACAATAATGCAACTTCCAAGGAGCTGTTCACCGTTGCATTGTATAATAAGTTTATACAAACCCCGGAAGGTGAACCTAGATCAAAACGGGAGAACGTGCAACCGTAACGCATTCATGGCATTTGTCAATTTTGTTAACAACAAAAAGGCGACGCAAAAAACGTCGCCCTAGTCCCCAAGAATGACAGGAGAATTAAATTCTCATCCGCGTACGAGACGAGTCTGAAAAAAATTACGGAATGGTGGATTCAGGGGGGTCAGACAGCGAATATATCGGTTTTGATCGCCAGACGCGACGCGGCCGCCAGGAAATCGGCGGGAGAAACTCCATACTGACGGCAATACTTCTCAATTCTGGCCAGGAGATGAACGTGCATGACCATTTCGAACTCTTCGAAGTCGCTCCCATCCCCTTGAACCGAGATATTGATCGCTTTCTTGTCCATATTTTCGGGTTGCGCGAGCAAAACCTTCTTTTTCGAGGGGGCCGGAAGGACTTCACCCTGTTCCAGACGATCCTCCACGAACATGGCCAGGGCTTCATGGGCATTATCCACCGCTTCGTCCAGGTCCTCGCCGAAACTGGTGCATTCCGGGAAATCCGGGAACGTCACGGACACGCCGTGCTTCTCCTCTTCGAACAGGGCTACGTATTGCATCCGCCGCCTCCTTTGATGATGAAACAGAGTTGAAAAATCTATTCGATGCAGCCCGGCAGGGAGGCAATAACCCGCTTACTCAGGAGCATAAAGACCTCGGCCCCTTCCTGCAGGTGTCCAGCCAGGGACTCGGCCTCCTGGCCCGTGCCGCAGAAGAGGTCCATTCGCGTGTTCTGGATGGCTCCGCCCGTATCCTGGGCCAGAACCAGGGAAAAGAACGGATCGGCCTCGCCGGTGCCGTAATC is a window encoding:
- a CDS encoding glutamate synthase — its product is MCRLFALTSRDPVSPMRAVDALNVMKEGHDGSGVGLFLSGLGGPWEELKEYPILSGIFTDAGLARMSEYMTRNGFQSKYSATFKPDVEPPVGTPKRGTYASIAFRIPDEWKGMTQAQVDSNLVQMRLDLRAMGEEKGDIMVFSFWPDTIMIKEVGDPLTIAGYLRLDREELYARHILAQGRQNTNYAINLYACHPFFLEGISTMTNGENTAFVPIREYLTSRGVTGYRGYQSDSEVFTHIAHYTTKRLGLDIRAYKHIITPMNDDEMRDHPDREFLADLKRSCRKLIIDGPNCVIGCLPDGSMFMAQDRKKFRPGVVGGNPELGIYGFSSEICGLNAAIPERDKTKDFQPMHLDTAIVGPDCREVQQCSQNDPLRLQL
- a CDS encoding type II toxin-antitoxin system HicB family antitoxin produces the protein MQYVALFEEEKHGVSVTFPDFPECTSFGEDLDEAVDNAHEALAMFVEDRLEQGEVLPAPSKKKVLLAQPENMDKKAINISVQGDGSDFEEFEMVMHVHLLARIEKYCRQYGVSPADFLAAASRLAIKTDIFAV
- a CDS encoding glutamate synthase-related protein, whose amino-acid sequence is MLAERPVTPSTLSRKDLPWQIKWDINTCTKCGRCTSVCPVNAIELGVFRKRDVKPPMGLSAKPTAEFSTFYGIRQRTDPAYACIGCAMCNMVCPNNAIEPTRQYDSTTLQFQSNRGGQPRTRGGRRNNAESLLDQIKFIRISMLTDPALDAGRHEFDVRTLLGRVLSPEAEITCHRDHGWKPPVREIYPLVIGGMSFGALSPNMWEGLQMGVAYLNEEMNMPVRICTGEGGCPPRLLRSRFLKYVILQIASGYFGWDEIIHAIPEMKEDPCAIEIKYGQGAKPGDGGLLMWYKVNKLIAAIRGVPAGVSLPSPPTHQTKYSIEEAVAKMIQSMSMAWGFRVPVYPKISASSTSLAVLNNLVRNPYAAGLALDGEDGGTGAAYNVSMNHMGHPIASNLRDCYKALCVAGAQNEIPLIAGGGIGKHGNLAANAAALIMLGASMVQIGKYVMQAGAGCLGSEKDRCNVCNIGVCPKGITSQDPRLYRRLDPEKVAERVVDFYLSFDTELRKVIAPLGRSTSLPVGMSDALGISDKDAAERLDIKYVI